Within Anolis sagrei isolate rAnoSag1 chromosome 3, rAnoSag1.mat, whole genome shotgun sequence, the genomic segment gaactacaattcccaattttaaaaacaccccccccccccaagccatgtagttggccatgtaggtagtgtgccaagtttgctgcaGATCCAGTGTGAgcgggttcagagtgctctttgattgtagattaactatagaatcatagaatcaaagagttggaagagacctcatgggccatccagtccaacccactgccaagaagcaggaatattgcatactataaatcccagcaactacaacttccaaatgacaaggtctagtttccccagactccaccagtgttcacatttgagtatattgagtatttgtgccaagtttggtccctattcatcattgtttgagtccacagtgctctctggagttaGGTGaccaacaactccaaaactcaaggtcaatgcccaccaaacctttccattattttctcttagccatgggagttctgtgtgccaatattggttcaattccattgttggtggagttcaaaatgctctttgattgtaagtgaactataaatcccagcaactacaactcccaaacgacaaaatcaattccccttccaaccccctccagtattcaaatttgggcataatgggtatttgtgccaaatttggtccagtgaatgaaaatacatcctgcatatcagatacttacattatgaagcaacgaaaataatgttatggttaggagtcaccacaacatgtattAAGGGGGGTCGTGgaattaggaagtttgagaaccactgttcttgaGGGTCTCTTTCTACTGCTACAAACCGTCTACTCACACCGGAAAGATCATCTTCACACTTTGGAGACCTCATTTGGTTGCTCTGGAAGGGTTGTTGCCAGGAGGGTTGTTGTCGTCACATCCCTATAGATTTTAGCACGCGATGCCGGGATCGGTTCCAGTCCTGCAAATGAGATGTAGGGCACCCAGAGGAAACCCCCTCCGGGTGCTCTGCGTCACTGACCCAGGTTGCCTAGCACTGGGATGGATGAGAGCGAGAGAAAGAGAGCTTGCAAGGTTTTCCCCCGCTTGCATATATTGCCTGAACTGAACTACGTTGCACCACTTTGCTGCAGAATACAGGAAGCGAGAAGTGAAGGGCATCACCATGGCTTCAGAGCCATCCACACTGGAGCTTCCTCTGGTTCAGGACATCCAGCTGACCCAGTGCATGAGGCTCAGAGTACGAAGCCTCCAACAGAAGAAGGAGAAGCCACAGGATGGAGAGAAACTCCTCCAAGCCGATGAATTTGTCTACCGGCTGGACTTCTCCCAGCAACATGGCCTCCGTTTCCTGCGCTGGAAGGTCACTCTGGAGAAACCGGGCAAAGTGGCCATAATTGGCACCTCTCAGCTCTGGACACCGGATCTCACCAACCTCATGCGGAGGCAACTCCTGGAGCCAGTGGCCGTTTTCTGGAAAAAGCCAGGCTCCCAAGAAGTGGAATGCAATGAGGCCGATGCACTGGAATTTGGAGAGCGGCTGGTGGAGTTGGCCAAAATCCGGAAGGTGATGTATTTCCTCCTGGCCTATGAGGATGGCCTTGAACCGGCTCACCTGAAATGCTCTGTGGTGTTCAGTGCCTGAATCTGGATCTGTCTTGCACATCTTTCAAGCTTCTGCTTTGGGCATCTGAATCTGGTTTTGGCACATAGAGACTCCAATGTCCATGGTTTTAGTCTGGACTATAAAGCAGCTATTCCAGGGTCCTGAACTCATCCAAACTTTGGCAAACTTTTGTATTTGTTTCTTGCTTCCATCTTCTGCCTTCTGCTTTCCTACTTTTCCCTTGAATCTAGTTGTGGCACACAATATCTCCGATGTCTGTTGGAAGCCGGTGAATCCTGTCGAGGTGTTAGTCTCAACTATAAAGCAGTTTATCCACTGTTCTGAACTAATGCAAACTTTGGCAACTATCAGTTTCGTGCTTCTATCCTctgcttcctttcccccctctgaaTCTAGTTTTAGGTGCAAAAACAATGTCCAGAACAGCAAAAATCTCCCCAACTATATTTTTCTTCTGGGATCTACTAATTTACAGAGCTTCGGGTGGTGGAACTTTTTTGAACCCAGAGGATTTTTGCTTCCACTTGCTGCTTTAAAGCAAGTTTCTTAGACCTCATGAATGAGAAGAGAAACCTAGGAATAAATATCAATTAAAGTAAGGAGTTACATGAAAGCTTGGAAGAATTTAACTCTTTTAACCACCATTTCTGTGTCTGTACGTGCTAAGATATCATCTTCATCCAAATTTGAGCACTTTGATTGATTGGAGTGTTAAAATATGTCTCCTGCCTTCCATATACACAACATAAACAACCCACATTTTAATAACAGTTGAATGGGACAAAGATTGCTCAGTCTCCAGGTGAATCTATAGCTGGACTGGGATTTCATGTGACACATTCTTCCCATTGTCTGTTCCCAttggaataaaatattttttttcacattggTAAAAGAAAAGAACTACAACCTTTCAACCAAACCCTGTAAATTGTagctgcaaaaaaagccaatgggattttggcctgcatcaataggtgcatagtgtctagatatagggaagtcatgctacccctctattctgccttggttagaccacacctggaaaattgtgtccaattctgggcaccacaattcaagagagatattgacaagctggaatgtgtcccgaggagggtgactaaaatgatcaagggtctggagaacaagccctatgaggagtggtttaaggagctgggcatgtttagcctgaagaagagaaggttgagaggagacatgatagccacatgagaggaagccacagggaggtgggagcaagcgtGATTACTGCTtctatggagattaggacaaggaacaatggcttcaaactacaagagaggagattccatctgaacatgaggaagaacttcctgactgtgagagccgttcagcagtggaactctctgccccggagtgtggtggaggctccttctttggaagcttttaaacagaggctggatggccatctgtcaggggtgatttgaatgcaatattcctgcttcttggcagaatggagttggactggatggcccatgaggtctcttccaactctttgattctatgattctaattggaAGCTGTTTTTGTGCAAATCAGAACTCTCGGCAGAAGACATTGTTTCTCTTATGAATAGGATAGAAAATGACTGCTTAAAATCTCTGGATGTGAGCTGTATTTTGGCAGATGTGTCATGCTCTCTCGACCTCTCAGTCTTGCCAAGAAGAACCCACAATAGGAATgtcatacagtgttcccttgctatattgcggttcgcttattgcggactcgctgttttgtggggcCACAataacccggggggggggggagaggaggtgggGAGTCTGGCGCTAAGCCTTACCCTGGGGCTTGTCTCTgcccactcagcagcagcctcgcTCTCTTCGCCAAGTCTGCTACTCGCCGCTTCGGAGGCCATCAATTTGCCCAAGGGTCTCCGAGGTGGCAAGCAGCAGACTCAGCGAAGAGGacgaggctgctgctgagtgggaACACTGCCCACTCGGTGGTGGCCTTGTGCTCTTCGCTAAGTCTTCTGCTCGCCGTATcggaggcctcagcccagcctggcagtgccatcaatggtgtccaaggggcctctgaggcaGAGAGGCACAGAGCAGCAGACTCGGTGAAGATCATGAGGGCGGAGCGACCTcagtggattttcacttatctcaGGTGGTCCtgtaaccaggggcggctcaaccattacgcaaagtaagcatttgcagtacagttgattttgcccaggggcgctcttgaggcgctcttgggaaaAAACtggccttgacatatgcgagttgtagttactgggatgtatagttcacctacaatcaaagagcattctgaactccatcagtgatagaattgaaccaaatatggcacacagttctcccatgacgaacagaaaatatatatcagtgattgatttggggggggggggcaaaatactgtttgcttaccattgaaaattacctagggccgcctctgcctgtaaCAGATCACCCACAATAAATGGGGGAATACTGTAAGTTGGAAACAGAAGacaaacaataacaaacaaaTGTCAGGGTATTTGAAATTAACTCACTTATTGATTGTTTTTGACTTGAAAAGTCTTTGCCTGGAGCTTTTGATAGTTATATGTCCCTTgttggcacagtaggttaaaccgctgagctgttgaacctgctgactgaaagtggctgagaggggaaaaggaaagggcctgaggctgttaggaattgtgggagttggagtccaaaataactggagggcccaagtttgcccatgcctgggatagattgaaaggggactcagggagggcATTGGGATTCTTTCCTAAAAGGTTCTATTGCACAGAAGAATGGCTGGACAACGCAACTGGATAATGATTTGGtaatgttatggttttattatgtttttgttgatgttattatgtaatgaatttttatccatgtttaaatgctttaattgcttttatattgttatgggcaTTAAATTGTGCCGTCCTGTAAAACACcatgagtcaccctcgggctgagaatggcaatatagaaatatagtaaataaataaattggggattctgggaatgagAGTCCAAAGGATTATATTTCCCAGTCTGGAATGGGGAGGAGGAATTGCAGACCAAAAGTATAGTAAGGTGCTTCTAAGCCTATTTTCTCTCAAAGGTGCTGAATCATATTTTTGATGATAgggttcaggaccttggagagctgctTTCAAATCAGGATTACAAACCTGGAGTAGAGTCACTATCCCATTGACATCAAAACCTTTCAGCCACCACCtattttattgtcaaaggctttcatggctggaatcattgggttgttgtaggtttttcgggatgtatggccatgttctagaagcattctctcctgacatttcacctgcaactgtggcaagcatcctcagaggttgtgagcaccctcacaacctctgaagttgcttgccatagatgcaggtgaaacgtcaggagagaatgcttctagaacatggccatacaacccaaaaaacctacaacaacccagccaccTATTTTGCTCATAGTAAATAGAGACTAAACTAAAGCATTTTGTATGTGTTGTTTATGTTGGGTAGATTCAGGCTCCAGTGCAGGTAGATGCTTGCCTGGCCAAGCTAGAGAAGTAAGGttggcatgttgttgttgttcatttgttcagtcgtctccgactcttcgtgacctcatggaccagcccacgccagagctccctgtcggctgtcaccacccccagcttcttcaaggtcagtccagtcacttcaagaaggTTGGCATAGGCTCCTAGAATTAGAAGAGAACCCCAaaggcaatctagtccaaccttttGTCATGCAAGGAAATGTAGTCAAATGCAAGGTCATAGCTATAGTGAACTTAGAGATATATAACATATTGCAACTTGTGGAAATGACTATATAAAATCTGATGCCTCAATAGCACAACTTcaaagagaaaaagagatggTATTAGAAGGCAACATAGATATATTTTGAGTAAAAATTAAagaatgcacacacatacatatatacatacaatctaTTAAGATGTCTAAAATATAGgggtgcctctgtgtgtgtgtgcgcgcacacacacaaatatgcacacaaacatttaaatagaGGATGCTCTGAAAAGGGACATAAAGGTGATAGTATcatatcttctatatatataaaaatgctctgtgcataatgagtaccttaaaaacaaaagaaccaatgaatgaaatcacaccaaatttggcaacaaaacgtctcacaacacaaggagtgaccatcactcaaaaaaatatgattttctcatttgggagttgtagttgctgggatttatagttcacctacaatcaaagagcattctgaatgccatcaacaatggaattgaaccaaacttggcacacagaactcctatgagcaacagaaaatactggaaggatttggtgggcattgaccttgagtttgggagttgtagttcacctgcatccagagagcactgtggactcaaacaatgatggatctggagcaaacttggcacaagcactcaatacgaccaaatatgaacacagatggagtttgggggaaattgaccttgacatttgggagttgtagttagtgggattcatagttcacctacaatcacagggcattctgaaccccaccaacgatagaattgggccaaacctcccgcacagaacccccatgtgggccacaccaacgtgtggcaggggatggctaatatatGCGCAAAGAAATATATAGAATAGTATAGCATAAATAGTTTTATTTATGAATAGTATAGattgttggagcccccagtggcgcagtgggttaaagcactgagctgctgagcttgttgatcgaaaggtcgcaggttcaattccgaggagcggcgtgagcttccgctgtcagccctagcttctgccaacctagcagttcgaaaacatgcaaatgtgagtagatcaataggtaccgctccggcgggaaagtaacggcgctccatgcagtcataccggccacatgaccttggaggtgtctacggacaacgctggctcttcggcttagaaatggagatgagcaccacaccccagagtcagacatgactgggcttaacatcaggggactaccttttacctAGTATAGATTGTTATACTTGCTTAAGAATGGACTTGAACCAGAAGTCCCTCCAATTAAAGAACAATTTCCTTGATAGCTTAAGTAAAAACTAAGTCCCTTCTAACTTTATTTGAAACGTGTTggtgacaaaaacaaaacagaacaatatTCAAGTTAATTTATAAAACTAATGGATCTTTATTATCTATTTCCAATGGTTTTCTGCAGCCTTAAACCCATTATTTACTGTCTTATCTTCTATCTCCAGTCATAACTAACTGTAGACTCAaactagaaagaacatttttaattAATTCCACAAATAATCAAGCCCACAAAAGTCAAACAGTAAATGTAGAGGGATGATTATCTATTCGGCTGCCAAAATAGCAATTATACAAAAAAATGATGGATACATTTCGGGAGAAGCCTTTAAGTGGTCTCTATAAGATTCAGAATGATTTGATTTTATGTTTGTTTCATTTCCTATGTGCTTATtcttagttttgaataaaaaggtttgcTGAAAAAGTACTCAACTGCTCTTCTCCTTTTTTTGGAACCAGATTTTTCTATTCAGGACCGAAAGGCACACGGActtagggtgcttctacactgtagatttaaggtagtttgacaccactttaactaggtggtgcaatggattaaacccttgtgccggcaggactgaagactgacaggctggaagtttgaatccggggagagcaggttgagctccctctgtcagctctagctccccatgcggggacatgagagaagcctcccacaaggatgataaaacatcaaacatccgggcgtcccgtgggcaagtccttgcagacgatcaattctctcacaccagaagtgacttacagtttctcaagttgctcctgacactcaccactttaactgctaaggTTCAATGCAAAGGGATCGTGGGGGATTGTCCCAACTTGTATTCTCAAAACTTTATGCTGCAATTATCTTGAAAATACATGTGCACATCTTCAAGATATAGCAGCTAGATATATAGAAAGAAGGTttctgtgctcccccccccccaaaaaaaattctctt encodes:
- the OMP gene encoding olfactory marker protein, whose amino-acid sequence is MASEPSTLELPLVQDIQLTQCMRLRVRSLQQKKEKPQDGEKLLQADEFVYRLDFSQQHGLRFLRWKVTLEKPGKVAIIGTSQLWTPDLTNLMRRQLLEPVAVFWKKPGSQEVECNEADALEFGERLVELAKIRKVMYFLLAYEDGLEPAHLKCSVVFSA